From the genome of Bombyx mori chromosome 7, ASM3026992v2:
aCAACATATTGAGTGTCTGTTCCTCTTTAATATACATTGCAAAAAAGCATGCAAGTTTATTGCATGATAACAACAGCTAAATTAAACTCTAATGCTTATTGGATAAACTTACTAAAAACAAAAGTTATCATAATCAtcaaattataatgtaattctttaaaattttaagaattTATGTACAGATTATAATGACGCATAATCGATAAATCAAGGTTGCCCATACAGAATGCAGTTGCAGTTTTGCAACACTGAAACTGCTTACCGCTGATCTGAAGAGCATGTACCGTAAGCATAATTAATTGTAACGGTTTTTGCGATTACAAAGAAAATTGTACTATAGTTTTCgacttttaaacaaaaataactaaactccAATGGGGAACTTCGGTAAATTATGAACATAAACAGTAACTTACGGCGCGACAGGTGTACACAAAAGTCCAAGCTTCAAGaaagtttttaattacaataactGAGAAAACTTCACAGTGTTGACACTTATATTAGCGAGTATTCACTTTTGATTTGAATTTTCATGGTCTTCAACGATCTCAAGGAAATGCTATCAAGAACTAAAAATCCCTCGATGACCGCCCGCACCGCACGCACGCAAGCACTTAAATTGTCTTGTATTTTGTGAGCAAGCCAGCCATTTTATGTTTTCTCTCGGTAACATTCATATTCCTCAGACCTAAGAACTATTTTACCATGTTATATTGCAAAAACTTCACAACTTGAGTTGTCAAAAAAGCAACACACTACATCGTCAGTGTTTTGTTAAGTGTAAATAGTCTATGGTTGTCAGCAATGTCAGCATATTCTATTTTAGACACAGATCACCCCTAGATAATAGTTTGGGTTTagataatatacatatgtatttattaaaatacccTATTATTCAGAGGCTACCGAGggatattatattaaatgtgCACAAGTAGGATCTCAAATCTCAATTCcatgtatagtaaccggcaaacatcgtgagcaaatgaccttgactgcgcagaaccgaattttagatcactttggtggtgagggtgaggcgcgacggcaggggaaatcgtatcgagcgcgttattggtagatcagtcgaaccttgcgtcccgcaccgcgccttcgttccgcttgctcccaaaagtacgcttgcgtacagtgaaaagtctatcgttattaatcgttaagttatattttgttataattgcttgttgactttgttgccattgctatttgttgagtgtttgttgattttttataaaaaatacactatgccgcgacaaactggtgtagtgttcaaaagaaagggtagaaaaattgtgtacgacgtatattgcttcattataaaacaggagaagaatgatattatggaaaaagtaaaacagacttcggaagcaacaaaaacatcagtgagtactgttaggtgcattattaacgaagctaaaggctctggcttgctcatcgtgcttgggactccgggtaagaaaagatcagggaagaagaaagttaccggaatggatagtttcgttcaatctgtaataaaaagatgtaatcataataactacataacaagcagcgaaactccgtaccgtagaaaggcttcgaaaattttaaagaagatatacattttaatggctcggaatgaagtttacgacgaattatgaaagagctaggcttcagatggaaaaaaaaaaacagaaaataatcggaagctggtaattgaaaaaagtaacattcgattactacgaatcgaatatcttcaaaaaataattaattatagacaaaaaagaagatcgaaccgaccgagtcgcaaactacaccgatgagccctatgtcgacttatcacgatgatggcgactcgggtgatgaaaacagtgatgatgataatggtcaagattatgataacgaaaaaaattacaaataccagcttcgcttcaactgaacgaagacctggcaacagctctagttttgacttaatagaaggaatatctattttaccccaagattaaattattataattattaacctatattttttgttgatattctaataaatatataaataaatacatatgttgattttaataatttaattgcattatgacgcagagtaagtaatgtttttgcacgtgagtgtaccatgcgcaaacttacccccactacgtcaacaaatgctcaagaagtttgccggctattatactcaggttttaaattacataatctGTGAAAAAGTAGTGAATAAGTTATTACGACactttataatacataataaaacatagatataaattaacttatttaaaaatatctttctTCTGTGCTTATGTGTCAGCATTATCGTTAATATTTTCGGAGAAGTATGGCGTTTAACAACGCACATTTTTATGAtacgtaagccggaacgcacgagaggtgggaaaaagcatatagtctgtgacacgggacctttttaccgccgaaaatttaaaaacgaaaaataaaatataatgtgtataataactaatatactcgtaaaataataacttagaattatttatgccgctacaacaataaatctcctattgtttcaactgttgtgctaattacataaaacataattttatggcaaaataaagaagggactctatatggaCTCCCTCAGAAGTAAAGGAGGCCATCTTGTTTATAGAGACAAGTTGAAATAGTGTTCACCTGTAAAACGCAAATCTTTGTTAGAAGACTCACCGAACGAAGTAGGGCTAGTGTAGGAAATGGAAATTATACTATGAAGCAGCTGAGAGTGAAGTATGCTCGGTTGAACGTTTAATATTTTTCGTGATTTGTGCAGTTAAAAAATATGGAGTATTTATAATctcaactatttatttttattactatttacgtACGAAGTTTTTCTTTCgttcttattttaatatcataCTCTAATAGTTTATAGCactgtttttttaatctttccacttgctgctatggcgccaccttaattggctcCATTTCAGCGGACATTTTTTAAAACGCTGTGATAGTCCTCCTTACTCCTACCCTCCAAAATCgttataaaaagtttttattttgcaaTCTGTCTGCCAGTACCCTCGAGCATAGATATTATTACACTTCCTCGAAGAACTGTTCTGGGTTCACCTAAGGGTAGAGCAGCAAATTCAACTCAAATACCTACCGAAACAGTGCTAACGGAGCAAGTGGTATGATGTAAATAATTGTATTCGGAGTATGGTGCGCGTTgtgttgtaaaatttaataaaattacactgcgcgcgccttttttaaaattacacCACATGCAACCATGTCGTTCCCTAATTGGCCGCTGTCGGTGGGCAGTTTATTATATAGAGTAGGTACAGAGTTTGTGGCTTTGTTGTCTTTCTTTCTACCCTTCATGTTCAGTTTTCGTTGGTTttcgtaatgcgtttcgaataTTTGTTTACGTTTAATGCACGTTTAATATATAAGATTGTTTCTTTCACAAatctattgttttaaaatagttttaaaaaatccTCTTAGTAAAATCgtataaattaacaaatttatatttttttattattatttattccaaaTCAGCGGTGGTATTCACATTTTGTTTTCAAGGGGTTCCAGTAAACCCTGAACACGAGATAAGTCTTACGGCCGACCCTAAGCTCTGGTGCGTTTCCTCCAAAACGCAATAAAATTAGAAGACACGACAGTCCATCTAtctaaaaaaacacaacaaactTTAGCATATTTTATTGTCCTAATTAATAACCATTTCTATTTTTTCTACTTTCTTATATTTTTCAACCAAGTTGCGTTTTAGGGGCACTAAAGGTGCGTTTCCTTGTTGATTTCTTGCGCGCTAGTTGTAACTGCTGTAATTGACTGTTCACTTCAGACCAAATATCAGTCTGTTCCTCAATTGGAATAGTTTTCCTGGAAATAAAACAGATCATGTTGAAATCTTTTGAATAAAGATTGGCCATGAATTAATGGTATGGCTTTCTTTAATCCTAAATCACTAGCCACTAGTCAATTGTGTAGGTGTTCCATCATTACTTGGGAtttggggagtagtcagcggcggcaacgataaggcgattatcatgacgcatagtcttatcgaagtaccgttccgacgctaaCTTCCACAAATGAACTCCAAACAACATCGTTTAATGTTGTTTGGAGTTGTTGTTGGATGGCCCATGagccttataataataatactgcaTTAATAAAACTAGTGCAAAAAGAAGTGACTTAACAGCCAGTTACTAATTAGGATACATTTTACCTGTATTGCTTCATCAAATCATATTTTTCCCAGGGTGTTTTTCTTAGTTCTCTTCTCACTTTATCTTTTTTTGTCAAATACTGTTCAATATTAGAAATTCCTTGCAATTCTTGTCGCTCCCATCGTTCAAGCCATGGTTTTGGTTTAAGTTCAACCTTTTGATAAAAAtcattattgttaattaaaaaatctaaattttaaatgatttagaATTTAACATGTTTTCTGCCACCATACTTTTAAGGATACCAAAAgccaatttaattatattaacaatTGATTATAACACTTATTCATGAATCAGATGCTATGCTCATGTCTTAATAAATTTTCTGTTCATTTAGTTTTCTTCTCTTTCGAAAGACCAGTTGGTCTTTCGAAAGACACTCacatttatagtttttatacaaaattcgATGTAATGACAAAAAATATGTTCAAAGTGTCAGTTTTTTTTGCTAACAGCGAAAGAAGTCTATATGATATAGTGTGTGAACAAatgaacaaaaacattaaatcttaagacataaacattaaaaatatattttatcccaCAATAACTTTTAGAGTACAATATTACCTTCACTGGATTGATGGGTACTGGAGTTCCTTCAGGTAGTATTTCCGGGTCCATATCAAATGAAAAAGTGCTATACTCTGGCAAAGCATCACgcagataaaataatttatcatcAAGACGCTTTTCAACACGTAACACTTGAATCTTGTGTATTGTTGGATCATATAGATCATAGCGTACCTGTtaagtttcaaatactttatgttgagtaaattttatgtaataactaGTATTACTAAGGATTTTGATTCTATTTGTTTTATTCATAAGTCATTATCAGGGTTTATAAGGTCACATTATAAACCCTGATTATAAGAAGACagtcaaacttttatttataataaaaaatgagtaACACTTTTCaagcttttactttttttttaaagtaaggcATGCAATTTTTTGCAAAAAACATACCTCAACTCCTTGATGATCAACAACATTCCTTAGAGTAAACTCAGCTCTCAATCCACATCCTTTTCTCTCAATACATATTCCAACAAACCTATTGGTCTTGCCTTGTGAATGAGGATCAGCTATTGTTACTGCCAAGATAGACCCTGGTAcattagaattatttattaagaGTTTATTATACTAGTCTTTAAATTCAATAGTTTCTTTTATAGTGGGTAGGTTAAGATGAATAACCAGCTAATAATCTTATAATTACATAGGAACATAAAGCTTGCAACAAATACTAAATTCCCAATTTCTCCATTTgagccaataaaaataaagcagtTCACAGAAGAAGAGTTGCTTATATTTGGAGGAAAGAAGAAGATTGCTGGTTTTACCCTATATCTGCCCTTACTGCAGCTAAAGTAGCACCACTCCCAGATAGTATGTGGCAATTAAACAATCAGAAAGTACCATGAGATTACTTCCAAATCAACTATAAAAATAGGTCTAGTATACAATTTCAATCTTCAAGTGATCTGCCTAACTCGAAATGCTATAATTGCTGGTAACAGAAAAAATCAGTGGGCGTAAATGCTACAAACTATAAATAATGTGAGATGTATCAAGATACTGAAATTTAACTAGAGAGGagcaatatattaaatattgcctCAAAACactatcatctaaaaatatggAGAGttagaaatgaaataaaagccTAAATATAAGTGGAGGCAAGTAGTTAGCAAAGGGGCTTTTAATCATATAGtatgcaaaaaatttttgaaagtTGTGATTCAGTACATCAATGaagtaattaatttatgtaaaaattacaTACCAACATAAAACTCAGGTATGTCAATCTGATTTCTACGTTTCAACATATCCGCCCTTTCCAACTTTTCTCGCAAGGAATTACGCCATTTAGGGTTCGGATCAGGCAGAAATTCGGGGTAGGCATGTCTATTCTCCAACAGAGGATTCACCTTTTTAGGTCTACGCCTAGACGTCTCAGCTTTTTCAGTCACCTCGAGTGACGCGAGTTTTGCCTTCTCCGGTAGCGAAGACAAAGTGCGGCAGTCTAAAACATGTGACGATTGCCCATAATTAATTGacgaaaactttttaaattcattGTTGTAATACTTTCAAACAACAATTTTCTATTTCCTAACCTCTGCGCGTTAACCATTTTGCAACTGTGAACAGTTCCGTTGATTTTCTTAAAGTTACAGCCATAGGTACTTCTTTGATAAAACGAAAATACCCTTGAAAACACGAAAACACGATAGTAATCCCTTACATTGAAtaggaaaattaaattttcaatttttcgtGTTGTCTTACTAAATCTAAGACCATAgattttttggtacaatttttccttattaggaaaggcaaggggatctaagcccatataCCTCTGTCTGTTCTATATAATTTctggaaaaaaaattcaaaaaagccGAAGCCAGGGCTTATATGATTTGTGttttaaactgaaataaaaatttcattacggCCGAAGCCAAGTCCTTTATAATTTcttcctgaaataaaaatttcaataaggCCGAAGCCAAGGCTTATATAGACCATAGATTACCGCACCGCctaaaaatgctttttttagTACCAGTAATATGTACcacctcttttttttaaaagagatattatgacctggtaacaaaGACCTTTAAGAAatgtcttattataatttatattcttgtttttatgtaaaatgataatatggagtgaaattaaatgaagatgatcaatttgagacattaatcaactgggatgaaataaaataagatgagatgatataagatgaaaatctcagtaaaatagtggtcatttagagagagagagaaagagtattctttattgtacaccaaaaaacaaataaacagtgcgatacattaaaaacaaaaagtacaattggcggtcttatcgctaaaagcgatctcttccagacaaccatcaggtggacaagaatcatttggaaacgaactacgcgcggtgtaccattccagtgaaatacatatacatatatgtacacatacatatacacatacatatctccgtaaatatacatacaattaatacaaagtattacaatataataataattattaaaaataaaaaataaataaaaattaaataaaaatttagtttaaattttgcttctttacacataaataagaataagcaatttacatataaaagatacttaaaatacctttgaaacatatacaatttaaatagataccaatttcagaaatctaccttatcacatattaaatcggttgactaatatttaaaaaatgttccttAATGAGGCGTTTGAACGAATTTAATGTTTCAGCATGTCGTATACGTACCGGGAGAGCATTCCACAAACGAATAGCTTGAACAGTAAAGGAGTGATCGTAGAACCTTGTCGAATGCACTGGCATCATTAATTGCATGTTGTCCGTTGATCTCAGGGATATGGTATGTGTCTCACGGATAAACTCAAAGCGTCTTTTGAGATAAGAAGGAGAAGAAGGATTAAATAGAACAGTATAGAGCAAAGAAAGAATATGAGCATTCCGACGAAGGCGAATTGGCAGCCACTTGAGCTTAGCGCGAAATTCTGAGACGTGATCATATTTTCGTAAGCCAAATATAAATCTTAAACAGAAagtaatttactgagattttttcagtggactttttagaggtTCCTTTTCGAGAAGTCacttcagcggctttgttttattttctcacgtttgtgcactttcacagatattaaacagttaataaacctcCATTATTACACACTTGAacgtgaagaaacactaaatagacaaaataaaacaaatcacacaacttcactcctcgcgctcccgccaaaaagtctaccACCTCTCAGTAGAGAGTACAGAttcataataaattacgtaaagaGACAAAAAATCACAGATAATTATATTAGTTACTAcatagatacattaaatacatacatatatacattaaatacttttatattatttgctttataccggtcactcatattcgcacgaatacgcaaacccacaagtgtaggacgacatttgcaaatgattatgcaaagttttcgctgcattcgtggttttccaagcagtgtcggttttttaacggacatcaaagcgcgcgaaccgcgatccttcgcgtagtctcccacacattcgtgtgaccacgtgaccagttgcgcccacgattgcgaaggtaacggacgtttcgccattttcatagttcgtgacgtctactgtgtagcgtacctTCATCATGGATTGGAACAACTCCAAGGTGATAGAGTTCATTGATCTCCTGCAAAAGGAATCGACCATATGGGACCCTCAAAAGAAATCTCATAAAAACAGAATAGCCGTTAATGACGCCTGGGACAGaactaaaaactctttttctcttcaatgttttaatgacgaattaaaaaagaagagaacTTCGTGAGAcattcttaaaaaaatttaggaggaagcgcaaacgggttcgcaaattgaataccgaacccatttgcacagccgctaagctTGCGAATGAATGTCTGACAGCCACTCATATGCGCgcgaacattcgtacaatgtacaaatgttcgtgcgcatgtgagtggccggcagtAGACCAAGGCAGGCCTCGCATTGGGGCACCCACAGACATAGCTCaccgagtttctggccggatcttcttagtgggtccaGTTCAGTGTTATATGATAGGTTCAGTGTTGCAAATATCATAgaaggcttattttattttccgaAAGAGACCAAacataaaatcaatttattactCAATTCAAATTAGTTCATCTAAGTTTCCAAGAAAAATTTTCAAAGGCTacttcatttcatctcattcaACACTTATGGGGTTGTTTTATCTTGTCCCATGCAATCCCatgttatttaatttctttCTTAACGTTCTTTCGTTAAAATTCCACTCTTTATAGAAAAAACGTGAAgctttttataaaaaagatTGTCTTATGGCTTGTAACCCCTTTGCCTATCGAATGAACAaatgatacaaaaaaatcaaCGTCATAactcgtaataaaataatatcgattGAATGTTATAAACATCTTTAAAACTTACCAGTATCctaatatttaatctatgcccagtttatctaaaagttaaattatcaaaataaatgtcCGTTATAATGCAGAAATGTGGTGATGATAATATACCTCTTGCAGATGACGACCCTCAAGTCATCATTTCCGATGACACGGATAACAACCGTTTAGATCATGGTCGTTCGATGGACTCATTACCCAGTTCTTACACTGCTGGATCTTCAAGCCCTGGCTTAAACGGACCAGCTAGTTTTGAACCTGATTCCGGCATAGATGAGCAAGAGGAAAAGGCTCGTTTGATATCACAAGTTTTGGAGCTTCAAAATACTCTGGATGGTAGGTTCAAATACTAATCATATGGAAATTTATCTACTCATAAACATCACTTTGATAATGactttagttttgttttatggTTATCAGATAATGTATATAAACTGCAAAATCCTAACTTATTTagaaaatactttaattttgttttcagaccTTTCACAAAGAGTTGACTCTGTTAAAGAAGAAAACCTAAAACTCCGCTCCGAGAATCAAGTTCTCGGTCAATATATAGAAAATCTCATGTCGGCATCATCAGTATTTCAATCCACTACTCCCAATATACAAAAGAAGTGAATTATTTAACCATATTATCTTCATTGGTTTTTAGTAACTTATGTTGTTGTGTAGGAAACATAAACCtctgataattaattattaaatagctTGTTACTGATATTATGATACAAATATATCTTTGGGTACTTGtgcataatttattatatattttagtcaAAAAAATGCTTAATCTATAACTATCTAAAAATCGGTTgaggcaaaaaaacaaaaatgaaccgaaaaatctataattattcTCACAAATAATTCCCAAATAAAGTTTCAGGCAAGAATACATCCACTATAAaatgagtatttttttatattttcctacCTTTCTATAATTGTGTAGAGTtggtatatttaaaatgtaaaatgtttttatgtttttattgttgtaatgatttatattattatgttttaattatccAGCCtggattattttttcattttatttcaagaGACAGATTTAGTTTTTCGTCAGAATATTCTCAAATAGGACAAATCTGTTGTTAAGAAATgttaaaatacatacttaaatgCTGGAAATTAATTACTCAAACTTTTAGTTAA
Proteins encoded in this window:
- the LOC101736455 gene encoding large ribosomal subunit protein bL19m, with translation MAVTLRKSTELFTVAKWLTRRDCRTLSSLPEKAKLASLEVTEKAETSRRRPKKVNPLLENRHAYPEFLPDPNPKWRNSLREKLERADMLKRRNQIDIPEFYVGSILAVTIADPHSQGKTNRFVGICIERKGCGLRAEFTLRNVVDHQGVEVRYDLYDPTIHKIQVLRVEKRLDDKLFYLRDALPEYSTFSFDMDPEILPEGTPVPINPVKVELKPKPWLERWERQELQGISNIEQYLTKKDKVRRELRKTPWEKYDLMKQYRKTIPIEEQTDIWSEVNSQLQQLQLARKKSTRKRTFSAPKTQLG
- the LOC101736585 gene encoding short coiled-coil protein homolog, whose amino-acid sequence is MSVIMQKCGDDNIPLADDDPQVIISDDTDNNRLDHGRSMDSLPSSYTAGSSSPGLNGPASFEPDSGIDEQEEKARLISQVLELQNTLDDLSQRVDSVKEENLKLRSENQVLGQYIENLMSASSVFQSTTPNIQKK